The DNA sequence CTGGGATGCCCCTTCCGAGATACTTGACAGTGCCATAACTTTGGCGTACAAGGATCAGAAAGTAACCCAGGATCTTGCAAGGGTTCTCAACATAAAACCTCTCAAGTGTTCGGAATTTGGAAACGAGGTTATAAAGAGAATGAAACCGATCAAGCAGTGATTGGTTCAGAATGAGCCCCCGCTTGGGGGATTTTTTACCGTTACTGCCTATATAATCAACCTTTTCTGTGGTTTCAGTTCGAGGGGGTTTCCCGGCAGTCCGAATGATATTCTTGGCACCATTGACATTACCGTGTTGCGCCGAGGCAGGGTGTTAATGTACACTGATGAGTAGTTCAGGCGACAAACGGCATTCTTCACAATATCAATATCGTTGACATACAGAGCACACCCAGAACCCGGGGTTACGTAATTGGCCTGTTCAATTGCGCCATCTATTGAGTCAGCCTCCGCAAGCATTGTGAATGGCACTCCAATATTGGGGTTTTCGAGATCAATTCTCTCACCAGGCACGACAAAGGTTGGTCGCATAACATTGCCCTCAACCTTCCCGTCCATGACAACCTCTCCAAGCCCACTTTTTACCTTTCCCGAAAAAATAGAAGCAGCAAGAAGTTCGTTACTGTCAGTTACGGGTCCCATGGAATTCATCGGGTCTCTCGGGTCTCCAACGTTTATATTACCGGAAATTTCCGCTATCCTGTTCCTGGCATATTCAAAGATTTCTTTCTTCACTATCACTTTCCATGCCCTGTCGTAGTAGCAGTTTCCTGCGTAGTATGAGGATTTGGTAACTTCCTCAATTATGCTATCTATATTCTCCTCATCCCAGATTATTACGGGATAGTTCTCCTGCAGGCTTGAGAAATAATTCCTGATCCCTATTCTTTTCACGAAACCATTTAAATCTGAAGGTTTTCCGGAAAACCCATACGTCCCAAAATTGGCCGACTCCATCACCTTATTGAACGCTGTACCTTCGGCTATGACAATGTTAACCAGTCCTTCAGGCAGTTCACCTATTAACTTGCCCAATATCATCCAGGGTGAGAGTGGCGCTAACCTGTCTGGAACAAATACAACTGCCATTCCAGTAGAAAGTCCAATTCCGGCTGCCATAATAAAGTCTAGAGCTGGGTGGGCGTATCCGGCCCTGTAAAGCAAAGAACCTGACAACCCCGGATTTCGTAGAAACGATCCATTTGATGAAAAAAGCCCATCTTCTTGATGCTCCGTTAGTCCGGAAGCCAGTCGTCTTAATGTGTTAAGAGAATCTGTAACCTCCATTCTCGAGTATTCAATCGGCTTGCCGGTTTCTGCCGTAACCAGTGCAGTCAGTTCTTCGGAGAAAGCGGCGATTAACGAAGATAGCTTTTCTATAATCAGTTTCCTGTCTTCCATTTCAACACTGGAAAAAGAATCTGCAGATTCTGGTAATCTCCTCCCCAGATCTGCTATTCCCGTCAGGGGAGTTTTTTTCACCTGGCCTATTTTTTCCAGCGTGAATTTATCAAAGACATCCATGATCGTCAATCTTTGCGGGCATAAAAATTATGCCCACACTTTTAGAAATCGGGTAAATAATAGAGTCTAATCTTTTGAAGACCCTAATTCAGTTCTGAATTTCCGACAGTTTCTTCCTGTATTCTTCCTCGCTTATTTCTCCTCGTGCATATCTCTGTTTCAGGATTTCAACTGCCTGAGAGTCTTGCGGCATTACATGGTCAGCATGACCAAAGAGTCCGAAGACAAAATATAGTATCAGGAATATTACCAGGATTGACATTGCTGCCATTATTGGCATGAATATAAACATCCCATACGCGGGAAAAGAGCCCATGTAGCCATACGGTCCGGGATAGGTGGTGTAAGGCGTACCTCTGTACAGAAATATCCATACTATGCTCAATGCTGCCATTACAGCAATGAATGCGACAACTATCCATATCATTCTGTTAAAGTTTGTTTTCATAATTATACAAATGGTGAAAGGGCATTTAACCATTAACTGAAATGCATTTCAAAATTGGCTAAAAAGGAAGATCAGGTAATGAATCCTGCTCTTACTGAAGCCGACAATTCTCCGTTGACAGCCTCCTCCTTCCAGTTATTTACTCTAACTACGAATATTTTTATAATTAAGAGGCGTAGAGAAATGGTAGATGAGCATGCCGATCTCCAGCAGGAAGAAAAGAACTGCGATCTATTCTACCATCATTGTCCTTGTTATCATATTTGGCATCATATTTCCCGTGTATCATCTCTATGATCCACTGTTCAGGAACAATCCTGCAATAACTGTCAATGGCGGTCATTATAATGTGACGTACGCTGAGGACTTCAAAAACATAAATGGTACCTACTTTCATTTCTCAACAAGTGCATCCACATCCACGGTAGTGGATAATGATTATCCGAACTCTACACTTGGAGTCAGTCTATCCAATGGCGTTATATTCTACACCCCCAGCTCAGCTTCCCCGGCGAATGCTCTAAATATAAATTATAACCTCGTGATCTACGGTCATTTTACAGGTGATCTTCATCCAGATTCCATTACAATATCTTTTGGCGCAATTGGAAAGAATCAGAGTAGCGTCATCTTGACAACGTTCGCACCGCCGTTGTCCAACGCCATTCCAAAGGCTGTAAATCTGTCGCCTTATAATCTTGGCAACCTCATACTCGCCGGTGCTGGCAATGTGAGTGCAAAAGCAGGATTGGTCAACGAAAGCAGCAACGCTCAATTCTATAATTTCTATGTTTCAGTAATGATGCAAGTATTTGTAAAGTGGCTTACTGGAAGTTCTCATCAATTTGATCTCAGTGCACAAGTAAATGGTCTGAGCAAGCCAGTCAATTCTACCTTATCAATGACAGTTGTGGAGACGTAGTCGACAATTTAGGAGGTAAAATATGAAGAGAGACAGTAAGGAATATAGAAAAAGCCAGAGTTAGCTGCGGTAAGAGGAGAATGACATGGCAGTATTAAACCGAAAAACATCAGCTTTGATTGCTACCAGCATAATAGTTGTCGTACTGATTATTGCATTAGTACCGTTCAATGAAATAATCGGACCACATTTCTCTGTTACAGAAAAAGAGGTGCAGTCCACGATGACAGGAGTTTTTGCAAATTCTTCTTCAACCAACAACTCAATTTTTGGTTCCGATGCACAGTCAACCACACTCATCATTGAACCCAATAAAGTGACTTCATCCTTGCAGATGAATCTGAGTAGAATTTTTGCTTTCCTTGATGTCGTCGGCAATACTATACAGATTTTATTCAACCTATCTATCTCCGGAACTATTTCATCGACCCTAAATCCTTCCAGTGTCACTCTTGAAGCGAACACTATTGCCCCGAACCTTTCCTATGCCCAGCCATTGAAACAGTGGCTTTCATTCTCGACATTCTTTTCGAGATACAATAACGCGTCAATTGAAGGAGCATCCGCACTGCCAAATATGGCTGGAGTCTCTAACACTTACCATCTCCTGAACAGACCGACCTGGAATATATTTACCGGCTATAGCGAGCCAACGTATCACTTTTCCATATCCGGTGAGGTGAACCTTATGATCATTCCATATATCGGGGAACACATAATCAACATATCCGCCCAGATGAACATATACAGTCACACTGTGTTTTCCTCGGTCAACCTGACCCTGATTAACGAGGTATAGTTATGAGAACAAAAGAAGTGAAGAACTTTAGGATTTTGGAAGTATGCATAATTGCTTCTGTTGCGATTTTTCTACATTTGGCAAAGGCTTGGCAGGCGTTGTTTTTGGTCAATCTTGTTCCGCCTCTGTTTCCACACACACCGGTTGGGCAGGGTACAATGGAAATGACTCCATATATATGACAACAGCACTAACTAATATTGCTAACGTTTATCTGCTTCCACAAGAGAACAAAACGGTGTACCAGAGTAACGTCGATGGAGTAATAAATACTTCAAATCAGGTAGCTCTTACCTTTGGAACAAGTTTATTGTCAGCGTCTGGAACTACCGTCAGCCATGAGTTTTATGATGCCTCCGACAATCAACTAACCATCGTGTACGGGCTTTCAATCGCGACTGCCACGGATACCTTCTCGGAAAGCAATGAAATCACACAGAGTTATCAGACAGATACATTAGGCAAGTCGGTCATTTCCTCGGAAGTAACAGGCAGCGGGCTTTCTATGGTTTCAGGGGATACCCAGGGACAAGATTGCGCCTCGGCAGTGAATGAGAGTATAACCAGATAGCTGCTTCCAACGCAACTCTTAGCCTGGCCGAGAGCATTTTAATGGCAGGAATTGGAGCCATTCCACATCCCGGATATTTCACTATACCGGTTTCGATAGCTATGAGTGACATAGGCGTAAGTTCACAGAATAATAACACTGTTTTGTTCGATGGGAACATGGAACACACATCCCTGTTGTATCATATAGAACAGGTTGTGCAATAGGCCTGAGCAGAATAGTGTGTTATCTATCCTGTCATCCCTTTCCTTCCCGGGATGATCCATGGATAACCATGTAACGATGGTGAGAAAACTGTAGGTTGAATCAGGTAGGCTGATACTGTCAGAGGATGAGATAGAGGGATTCCTGGAGAGGACAGTTACACCCATAGAAATGTCTGGGAAGGCAGACAATCCCAGTAGATACATCGGCAGGAGAGTCTACGTTATAATTACGAAAAACGGGGAACCATCAATTCAGACAGAAAAAAGGGATAGTGTACCACGCTCATTGGCTGTGAAATATTTATATAATTTCACTTCTTAGAAGTGTCAAAGAGTGATCTCAACGTCACGAAGAAAGATTTATATTACAGCGGCGGTGATTTTTGTCATTGCTCTCCTTATCCTGTCATTCTTCCCATACAGAGAATTTATTGAGCCTGATATTTCCGTAAACAGAGGGTATTCTTCTGCAAATTTGACCGGAAACCTGTCAGGCGTAAGTATTAATTCTCCAATTAAGTTCGGCATTAACGGCGCTTCTACTTCCATCAACGACGGCAATTTCCCTGAGTCATTTCTTAACATTTCGCTGAACGGTTTATCATGGCACAATGGACCGCCTTTTGGCGGTTATCCGGGAAATGAAAGCAGCGGAGTGTTTTACATCTGGGTCAACTTGACCGTTGCAGGACATCTTGCACCCAATTTGGACCCAATGAACCTGGTTCTGGAGACAAACGCTTCGGGACCGGATTCACTGGGTTATATTACTTCCAGTGGTCTTGCATCGGAATTCACAGGCGTAAATGCTACACAGGATTGGACAACCAGCTTCGCTGGCTATAACTCATCTTCTGCAGAATTCAGTTTTAATAATGAACCCAAATTGTCTATTTTTGGCAACTATCCTCATAGTTTCTATAATTTCGAGATTCACACTGTTTTCCTTGTAATGATAGCCAGTTATTCCGGTACGCATGACTTCGGGTACAGTGCCGAGCTTACAGGTCTCCGGCAAGCCGCTTCCGTTGGAATCACTCTTATTCTGATCGACAATTGAGGTGAATAGAAAGATGAAACATTCGTTTGCAAGAACCAATGCACTGGTGTTAGCCCTGTTGCTTATTTTAATCGTGCTTTGGGTCGTTCCTGGAGAATCCTCGGCTCAAACTCCAACAGTAGCATACGTGCAATACGGCTGGGCAGGGTACAATGGGAATTATTCCGTGTACTTGTCGTACTCTAAGTATGAAGAATCCGTATGTGTTGCCAACAAAGACTGTACACACCGTTCAAGGAGGGAACCCCAATTATGAAACGAATGGCGTTGTATTGTCTACCCATCCTATTGATACGAACTCCGGACCTATATCACTAAACGAACAGTACAACCCGGCTATTGGACAGATGCAGATTTATATCCCGATCGAGGTAGGAAGCGGAACTAATCAAACAAGGTTTAATGACGTTAACGATGGAGGGTATAACGTTAATGGTGTAGGGAAACTAGTTTCTTCTGAGTCCATATCAGGATTCCCTGCGGATCAACTGAACTCTCTTTATACTGATAGTGGCGGTATTAACGTAACATTCCCTAATGGTGTTGTAGGCGGTACTTCCACTTCAGAATATAACGTAGTTAACCAATCACTAGTTATTGCGCTTGGACTGGTGCCAATTCTTGGGGCCTTCTTTTCATATGCAGGATTTGCGGCATCGTTTGCGAATTATGGAGCATCGTCCACCGCGACCCTAGGTGGAAATGGAAATGCCAGCATAATTGAGAGTCTGGCCGTAAATCCCAACTCTGGTAATTATAGTAAATGGATTAATGGAACGGGAGCAAACGAAGGGTACGACTCTGGATTCGGTCAGAACGTTTTCGCATCTGAGATGATTGGGTCGCTGTTGATCGACAAAACAGACTTCGGTAGAGCAGGAGGTATGAATTTGAACTCCACAAACTATCTTGGAGAATTTTTGGAACCCACGGGCTGGAATATAGAAGAAAGTGGGTCCAGCTGTAACATCAAAATTCCATTCGTTCCGGCAAACACAATTACAGGAACTGTCTATGAAAATGGTGTTATAGCCGCTAACCAAGATATAGTCCTGACCCAGACCAATGCAAACAACAGCGTCACACAATTTTACGAAACTACTAACAGTAGCGGTCAGTATAGGTTCTTTGCCCAGCCCGGTGTTACGTACGAGATCCAGGCAATAATTCCGGGCGGGTTGTCCAACGGAGTTCAGGAGACCCTTGCTAATGACGAGAACGGTACTCCCATGAACTTAGCCATAACAGCGCCTGCAGGGGCTGTTTTCACGGAGTCTGGCCTCACATCCGGAGCCACCTGGTCTGTCACCATGAATGGTACCACAGTATCTGGAACCACGAGCACATTGACCATACCTGACCTGCAGTATGGTGACACATATTCATACAGCATCAACGCCCAGGGATTCACTGCTGATCCATCAAGCGGTTCAGTCTCGGTGAACGATCTCACCACGTCAGAGAGTGTCGGGTTCAGCCCTTCCGACAGCCTCACCTTCTCTGAATCCGGTCTCGCATCCGGTACTCAATGGTCCCTCAAGCTGACATATCCGGGCGGAACACAGAGTACACCAAGCACAACGGGTTCCAGCATTACCTTCAACAATGTGCCATACGGTACCTATGACTGGACATACAGCATCCCATCTGGATACGGCATCCTCTACCAGTCCGGTACAGCGAGCATATCGCCGACCTCAAACACCGCAACGGAAACAGGGTCGTACTATGCCGTGGGTGACGTAACGTTCACTGAAACGGGGCTGTCTGGTCAGACCTGGGGGGTTTCCATCGGCACTTCATCACAGTCCACATCAGCGTCAACCATCGTGTTTACAAATATAGCAGCGAATTCTGGGGTACCTTATACCGTGAGTGCACCATCCTCATACATCGCAAGCCCGCAGACAGGGGAAGCGCAGGAGGGTACCACAACAAACATCGCGTTCACGTATGAACCTGGTTATTCAGTGACGTTCACAGAGTCCGGATATCCCATAGCCCCAGGCGACGAATGGGGCGTTTCGATGGGTGGTACTACAATATGGTCACAGACCTCATCCCTGAGTTTCACCATGCATGACGGCTCGTACTCATATTCCGTACCAAAAACGGCAAGTTCCAAATACTACTATATCGCCGACCCGAGCAGCGGCTCTGTGACCGTGAGCGGAAGCAATGTGAACGTACAGGTACATTTCTACGAAGATGGGCCAGTGAGGTGCGTCAACGCCACCACTGAGATACTCATGGCCAATGGCACATACATCCATGCTGACCAGGTCATTGCCGGCGATGAGATCATGACCCTCAACACGACAACGGGAGCGATGCAGCCGGAGATCGTGCAGCATGTATATGTAACGGCGGAGACGTCGCAGTATACGATTAACGGATATCTAAGGATCGCCCAAAACCAGGACGTATTGACACAGAACGGATACGTATCCGCTGACAACCTCACAACTCATGACTGGATGTACAATGTCTATTCGCATTCCTGGGAGAAGGTGCGCAGCATATCTTCATCCACTGGAACATACACAATGTACGACTTCCAGGTATCCGGCAACAGTGATTTCATCGCTTATTCAAGCGTAATAGAGAGCACCACCCCCTAGGCAAGCTTCGCATGATGACTATATCATGGTCAATCTCTGGCAAATGGTGACGGAGTTAAAGATGGATAGGGAGCCTTGAGGCTCCCACTCATTGTTAAATGAATCTGGTAATAGTACCGTTATTCTATCACCTGGTAGATTGATCAGCATCACTTTGCACGTGGTCTTACAAGAAGGATAGCGAAAGCTGATTGCATCCTCAAGATCTTCGCCAGGGACTTGGACAGGTAAACTGCGCTATTCCAGTTTAGCGGCATGAATCATCATGAGAGTTCACTTAATTTCACGAGAGCAAGAAAAAACCCATTATTCCTTGAAAATGTATTAACAGAAAAAAACAGTAATGGGGCTTGGATCCTTTTCACGAGGCATGAATCCATAAAATCATAGATTGAAAGTGGAGTTGCACTCAAACGCTCTTTCATGCTACAATAAGGCAATAATGACCTTTGGAAAGTCATTTTGAAAATAATGGTAATAAACACCTGGCTTCTGACTTATCTGTATTATTTCACTCTTTAAATGGTGTGAGCGGGAAAACCAGATCTTCTTGGAGGAAATAGGAGCGAACCGAAACATTCATAGCCCTAATCGCTAAGCATCAATAATGTCCACACCTGAAATGGCAAGGCATTTCCCTTGAGGAGTAAGACGATTAAGTGGACTGTTCGAAAGGACACTGGTTTCAGTGGCATGCTCTACGTGAGGAAAGGGGATATACGCCTATACCCTCTACTGAAACCAGGCTGTGGAGCGTTGCCCGAAAGGGATAAAAATAGCCCCTTTCCTCTGGCAAGGGAAAGTCAACCAGCCAATCGTCGCGGTTAAATGATCTGCCCGTAGGCAGAGGAGAGACCAGCGACAAGTTCCGTCCGAAAGGGTCGGGTAGTTGACATACTGGTGCTATTTATTTCTCAGGTAGATCTCGTTAGTCATTCCGTGCCTTGTTTTCTCGATGACACCCTTTTCCTCCAGGGAGGTCAATATCCTCGTCACTGTAGCACCAGAAAGTCCCGAACTTAGGACAATGGCATTTTGCAGTATCCTGCCGCCATTCCCCGTTATGATGCTCAGTATTATCTCCTCATTCTTGCTTAGTTCAATTGGCAGCCTACCGCTAGATTTTGGAATAGAGGCTGACCCCCGGCTCTTAATATCAGAAATAAGCTCCAGGAATCCACGATACATGGCGACCAGTTTTGCGGCTGATGACGTCAGGATAAAAATGTCGGCTACAACTACTATAATGTAGAGCAAGTAATAGTAAAACCCGACGTGAACTCCCAGGCTAATGCTTGAGATAAGTATTGATGATGAGATTGCAATAGACAGAACGGCAAAGATGAAAATAGTCGCGAACGCTATTAATCCCAGCTCTTTTTCCTGATCCTGATAAATGTCTTTACTCATTTGGCTATTAAAGCAATACTGCTCACTTTGATTATTCTTTGTATGATTTGTCACAAATTCTATAGCGGTTTACTTGTCAAACTGGTAATCAGGTTACGGCTCAAAAAATGCCCTTCAGGCACAGAATAGTTTCAGGAAAGTTAATTAATGTTCATGTCAATATTAATTATGTTGATTGGTGAAGTTGATCGCCTGCTTGACAGACAGTGTACAGTATCATTTACAAATGATTATCAGATATTTGAAATTTCACGGAAGTTCGGCATTAAAGCTTCTTCAATTGTCCTTCTCAACAGTGATAATATCGAGGTCTTCTTCTATATCCAGAAGGGTGCGGAAAGATTCAGGGAGGTAAAGATATTGCTCGATGCCATGAATGCCAGGGAAATTTATGGCAATTGGGTATTCTCCAGCAAAAGTGATAGATACGAAGAACTCAGTATCGTCTCAGAATTAATACAGGTTCCCTCAGTATCCATAGATGGGATCTACCTGAATGAAGGATACCTCAGTGTCAATTTCAGGTTTCATTCACATTTCAATGAACTTGTATCTCCAATAGTGAGCAGTTATGTCTCAAAGTTCCAGAATTTCCAGATAAAGAGAATGGGCCCATCTCCTGGGCTAATCAACATATTGAAAAGTGCAGTTGACTATACACCACTTTCACTGATAACCACACTTAACACTCATGAGGGAGGGCCTGCTGAGGACAATCCCCTTGGGACAAACTGGATACGGGAGCTGAAATACATATCGACCGACGGGCAGATACACGCCATTTACAAGACTGATATTGAGCCTGAAAGTTTAGGAGGCAAAGTTACGGTGATCTCGCAGAAAGACGGTATTTATGAGGCTACGACAAAGAACAGTTTTGTGGACTTCTATTCCACGAAAACAAACAGTGACATGATCAGCTCATTAAGCCGTATACAGTCTGCCAGCGCAAATAAACTGGTTTCCAGCTCAATTTTTCCCCGTAGCTACCTGGGAAATTACCTCAGAATAATTTCGGAAGCAAAGAAGAAATTTGCAGACTGGAAAATATCACTGCTTGAGGTTCGTGATTTTCCTTAGTACATATCTGCACGTATAATTCAAGATTTTTCACGGATCATACGATTTCCAGGTCTACATGTTGAAGCAGGTGCATCTCATTCGCTCTCTTGTAGTATTTTGCCAGAGCTTCTCTGCCTTCCCTGCCAAAATCTATGGAAAGGTCGTTCACATACATCCGAATGAATTTTCTCTCCAGTTCCATGTCGGAATATCTCGCATATTTAAGCGAATATTTCACTGCAGCATCCTCGTTCTGCATGGCGTATTTTATTGAATTCTCGAAATCTTCTTTGTAATTAGCTGCGACCTCTTTTCCCAGTGATTTCTTTATTGCATTGAACCCGAGTGGCACTGGAAGTGCACCGGCGAATTTCTTCCATTCGTCGTAGATATCGAAAACCTTTACCAGGCCCCTGTCCTGGTAAGTGAGCTGCTCATCATGAATGAGTATGCCCGCATCAACTTCTCCCGATAATACCGCTTCAGGTATTTTATCGAATCTTGTTTCTACAAAGCCATTACGCGGTTCAGGTGCAAACATTCTGTAAAGCAGGTGTGACGATGTCAGGAAACCGGGAGTTGCGATCTTCGCGTTCTTCAGGTCTATTTTTTTCTTGGCCACAACAATAGGTCCGTAGTTAAGCCCGAAGCTCGCTCCGGATGTTGTAAGACTATACTTGTCAGATACGGCAGCATAGCCATTAGCGGATATTGCGGTGACGTCGTATAACCCTTTCACGGACTCCTTGTTCAACGTTTCTATATCCTTCACGACCTGCTCATAGTCATAATGTGTCTTTATTTTGTGCTCGAACATTCCATAAAACATGAACGAGTCGTCTGGATCCGGTGTGTGTGCAATTACAATCTTCATGTCTGGTAATGTCAACATTGTAGATATGTTTTCAGTTACAATCCGCTGCCGGCAGCGACAGATTCATGGTTAAATACTTGCGTGCGATGTGGTTCTTTCCGGGGTTATCATGGAAAGAATAGTAATTGCATTCGGTGGAAACGCCCTTT is a window from the Thermoplasmatales archaeon genome containing:
- a CDS encoding Lactaldehyde dehydrogenase produces the protein MDVFDKFTLEKIGQVKKTPLTGIADLGRRLPESADSFSSVEMEDRKLIIEKLSSLIAAFSEELTALVTAETGKPIEYSRMEVTDSLNTLRRLASGLTEHQEDGLFSSNGSFLRNPGLSGSLLYRAGYAHPALDFIMAAGIGLSTGMAVVFVPDRLAPLSPWMILGKLIGELPEGLVNIVIAEGTAFNKVMESANFGTYGFSGKPSDLNGFVKRIGIRNYFSSLQENYPVIIWDEENIDSIIEEVTKSSYYAGNCYYDRAWKVIVKKEIFEYARNRIAEISGNINVGDPRDPMNSMGPVTDSNELLAASIFSGKVKSGLGEVVMDGKVEGNVMRPTFVVPGERIDLENPNIGVPFTMLAEADSIDGAIEQANYVTPGSGCALYVNDIDIVKNAVCRLNYSSVYINTLPRRNTVMSMVPRISFGLPGNPLELKPQKRLII
- a CDS encoding putative periplasmic solute-binding protein, coding for MKIVIAHTPDPDDSFMFYGMFEHKIKTHYDYEQVVKDIETLNKESVKGLYDVTAISANGYAAVSDKYSLTTSGASFGLNYGPIVVAKKKIDLKNAKIATPGFLTSSHLLYRMFAPEPRNGFVETRFDKIPEAVLSGEVDAGILIHDEQLTYQDRGLVKVFDIYDEWKKFAGALPVPLGFNAIKKSLGKEVAANYKEDFENSIKYAMQNEDAAVKYSLKYARYSDMELERKFIRMYVNDLSIDFGREGREALAKYYKRANEMHLLQHVDLEIV